One genomic segment of Ricinus communis isolate WT05 ecotype wild-type chromosome 5, ASM1957865v1, whole genome shotgun sequence includes these proteins:
- the LOC8268079 gene encoding F-box protein At4g35930 produces MGKVSPKERDSRTPKQKRRLRSSSSRYLKPGALAQLRYNKASTATKSCTDLGKKRVAVLTNKKAEGDDIMIENNSVIDKSPLMLSPVDLLKHSYLVRTPKTPRTEDCESDSRLESLPMDLLVKILCHLHHDQLRAVFHVSRRIRRAVVLARQFHFNYTTPDRSRQEILRVMTPRPTEHWPFVSKGDGKGAFMPSPHTPKAPRHGPRPPSRVKVTEMKQIAAVLFQDSAFPSRYMVPSALSKPLCKSLASNRALFYEDELCQAVAQNKLR; encoded by the exons ATGGGAAAAGTATCTCCAAAAGAAAGGGATTCGAGAACTCCCAAGCAAAAAAGGCGATTACGGAGCTCTAGCAGTAGATATCTGAAGCCAGGTGCCCTTGCTCAGCTTCGATATAATAAGGCTTCTACGGCTACGAAGTCATGTACTGATCTTGGGAAGAAACGGGTTGCTGTTCTCACGAATAAGAAGGCTGAGGGAGATGATATCATGATTGAGAATAATAGTGTTATTGATAAAAGCCCTTTGATGTTATCACCAGTTGATTTACTTAAACACAGTTATTTGGTTAGGACACCCAAGACGCCGAGAACTGAAGATTGTGAATCTGATTCTAGGCTTGAATCTCTTCCTATGGATTTACTG GTGAAAATACTCTGTCACCTGCATCATGACCAACTGAGGGCAGTTTTCCATGTATCTCGAAGGATTAGAAGAGCA GTTGTGCTTGCTAGGCAATTTCATTTCAACTACACAACACCAGATCGCTCCCGGCAGGAGATTTTGAGAGTGATGACACCACGTCCCACTGAACACTGGCCATTTGTGAg CAAGGGGGATGGAAAGGGCGCTTTCATGCCAAGCCCACATACTCCTAAAGCACCAAGGCATGGTCCACGGCCACCCTCTCGCGTCAAAGTCACTGAGATGAAGCAAATTGCTGCTGTTCTCTTCCAAGACTCAGCATTTCCTTCGAGATACATGGTACCATCTGCTTTGTCTAAGCCCTTATGCAAATCATTGGCCTCTAACCGGGCTTTATTCTACGAGGATGAGTTATGCCAAGCTGTTGCTCAGAATAAGCTTCGCTGA
- the LOC8268081 gene encoding GDSL esterase/lipase EXL3-like codes for MKFLPVSILLLLLLGNSLFPLNYAVPSISLPNDRKVPAVFVFGDSIVDTGNNNYIKTSAKCNFPPYGRDFIGGKPTGRFSNGRVPSDLIAEALGVKKILPAYLDPNLQLQDLLTGVCFASGGNGYDPITSTLAPAFSLSDQLNQFKEYTQKIKSAVGEERSAAILSKSVFVICTGANDIVNNYFTLPFRRLHYDVNSYADFLVNSASSFIQELYGLGARRFGVMSLPPIGCVPSQRTVRGGIQRECFKEANQAAVIFNSKLSSALLSLNSTLHDALVIYLDVYNPLLSLIQNPAKYGFNVGNKGCCGTGKIEVTYLCNSFDDPLTCKDDTKYVFWDSFHPTEKAYETLVTIVLNKAGSLF; via the exons ATGAAGTTTCTTCCTGTCTCTATTTTGTTGCTTCTTTTATTAGGCAACAGTTTGTTTCCTCTGAATTATGCAGTTCCTTCCATAAGTCTGCCTAACGATAGAAAGGTTCCAGCAGTTTTTGTATTTGGAGATTCCATTGTTGATACAGGCAACAACAACTATATCAAAACTAGTGCTAAATGCAACTTCCCACCTTATGGGAGAGACTTCATTGGTGGAAAACCAACTGGAAGATTTAGCAATGGAAGGGTCCCTTCCGACCTTATAG CTGAAGCATTAGGAGTAAAGAAAATCTTGCCGGCATATCTTGATCCAAATCTGCAGCTTCAAGACCTCCTCACTGGAGTATGCTTTGCCTCCGGCGGCAATGGCTACGATCCAATTACATCAACACTAGCG CCTGCGTTTTCCTTGTCCGATCAATTAAACCAGTTCAAAGAATACAcacaaaagataaaatcaGCTGTCGGAGAAGAAAGAAGTGCAGCGATATTATCCAAAAGCGTCTTCGTAATCTGCACAGGAGCCAACGACATcgtcaataattattttactctTCCTTTCAGAAGACTGCACTACGATGTGAATTCTTATGCTGATTTCTTGGTCAACTCGGCTTCAAGTTTTATCCAG gAACTATATGGACTTGGAGCAAGAAGATTTGGAGTGATGAGTTTACCGCCAATAGGATGTGTGCCATCACAAAGAACAGTTCGTGGGGGCATACAAAGAGAGTGTTTCAAGGAAGCAAATCAAGCAGCAGTCATCTTCAATTCCAAGCTCTCCTCAGCTCTTCTTTCTCTCAATTCTACACTTCATGATGCTCTTGTTATCTATCTTGATGTCTACAATCCATTGCTTTCCCTCATTCAAAATCCTGCTAAATATG GGTTTAATGTGGGAAATAAAGGATGCTGTGGCACAGGAAAGATAGAGGTGACATACCTTTGCAATAGCTTTGATGACCCATTAACCTGCAAAGATGACACCAAATACGTTTTCTGGGATAGTTTCCATCCTACAGAAAAGGCCTATGAGACCCTTGTCACTATTGTCCTCAACAAGGCTGGCAGTCTGTTCTGA
- the LOC8268083 gene encoding heavy metal-associated isoprenylated plant protein 27 codes for MGLLDFCSQLCGGNHHHHHDSKKLRSKQLKTVEIKVKMDCEGCVKKVKKSVQGMKGVTNVEVERKQSKLTVTGYVDPNKVLQRVRHRTGKRADFWPYIPYDELPHPYAPGAYDRKAPPGYVRNVLEDPEAAPLARASSFEVKTTTAFSDDNPNACVVM; via the exons ATGGGTCTTCTCGATTTCTGCTCTCAACTCTGTGGTGGcaaccaccaccaccaccatgaTAGTAAGAAGCTCAGAAGTAAACAATTGAAG ACAGTAGAGATCAAAGTGAAAATGGACTGTGAAGGGTGCGTGAAAAAGGTGAAGAAATCAGTACAAGGAATGAAGGGAGTGACAAATGTGGAAGTAGAACGTAAGCAAAGCAAGCTCACTGTAACCGGATACGTGGACCCAAACAAGGTATTGCAACGTGTCAGACATCGAACGGGTAAGAGGGCTGATTTCTGGCCATACATACCGTACGATGAACTTCCTCACCCTTATGCACCAGGAGCTTACGATAGGAAGGCCCCACCTGGGTATGTCCGGAATGTGCTGGAGGATCCTGAGGCTGCTCCTCTCGCACGTGCTAGCTCTTTTGAAGTTAAGACTACTACTGCCTTCAGCGATGACAACCCAAATGCCTGTGTTGTTATGTAG
- the LOC8268085 gene encoding vacuolar protein sorting-associated protein 35A, which produces MIADGVENEEKWLAAGIAGLQQNAFNMHRALDSNNLRDALKYSAQMLSELRTSKLSPHKYYELYMRAFDELRKLEIFFREETRRGCSIIDLYELVQHAGNILPRLYLLCTVGSVYIKSKEAPAKDVLKDLVEMCRGIQHPVRGLFLRSYLSQVSRDKLPDIGSEYEGDADTVMDAVEFVLQNFTEMNKLWVRMQHQGPAREKEKREKERSELRDLVGKNLHVLSQIEGVDLDMYKETVLPRVLEQVVNCKDEIAQFYLMDCIIQVFPDEYHLQTLEVLLGACPQLQPSVDIKMVLSRLMERLSNYAASSTEVLPEFLQVEAFSKLNHAIGKVIEAQVDMPMFGAVTLYSSLLTFTLHVHPDRLDYADQVLGACVKKLSNKGKLEDSKATKQIVALLSAPLEKYNDVVTALKLSNYPRVMEYLDNETNKVMATVIIQSIMKNNTRISIADKVEALFELITGLIKDLDGTHEEVDEDDFKEEQNSVARLIQMLHNDDPEEMYKIICTVRKQIMTGGPKRLPFTVPPLVFSSLKLVRRLQGQEENPFGDESSTTPKKIFQLLNQMIEALSIVPAPELALRLYLQCAEAANDSDLEPVAYEFFTQAYILYEEDISDSKAQVTALHLIIGTLQRMHVFGVENRDTLTHKATGYSAKLLKKPDQCRAVYGCAHLFWVDDQDNMKDGERVLICLKRALRIANAAQQMANATRGSTGSVTLFVEILNKYLYFFEKGNPQVTVAAIQSLIELITTEMQSDSSTPDPAADAFFASTLRYIQFQKQKGGAIGEKYEPLKIVTG; this is translated from the exons ATGATCGCAGACGGAGTGGAAAACGAAGAGAAATGGCTAGCGGCAGGAATCGCAGGTCTTCAACAAAATGCTTTCAACATGCATCGCGCTTTG GATTCGAATAATCTAAGAGACGCTTTGAAGTATTCAGCGCAGATGCTCTCTGAGTTACGGACTTCGAAGCTTTCTCCTCATAAGTACTATGAGCTCT ATATGCGCGCATTTGATGAGTTGAGGAAGTTGGAGATCTTCTTTAGGGAAGAGACACGCCGTGGTTGTTCAATTATTGATTTGTATGAGCTTGTGCAGCATGCTGGTAACATATTGCCTAGATT GTATCTCCTCTGTACTGTGGGGTCTGTGTACATTAAATCTAAAGAAGCTCCTGCGAAGGATGTTCTTAAGGATCTTGTGGAAATGTGCCGTGGCATTCAGCATCCTGTACGTGGGCTGTTCTTAAGGAGTTATCTTTCTCAAGTCAGTAGGGATAAGTTACCTGATATAGGTTCCGAATATGAAGG GGATGCTGACACAGTCATGGATGCTGTGGAGTTTGTCCTGCAAAACTTTACTGAGATGAACAAGTTGTGGGTGCGGATGCAACATCAG GGACCTGCCCGGGAAAAGGAGAAGCGGGAGAAAGAAAGGAGCGAGCTACGTGATCTT GTTGGGAAGAACCTGCATGTCCTCAGTCAGATAGAAGGTGTTGACCTTGATATGTATAAAGAAACTGTACTTCCCAGGGTTCTTGAACAG GTTGTCAATTGTAAAGATGAGATTGCTCAGTTTTATTTGATGGATTGCATTATCCAAGTATTTCCAGATGAGTATCACTTGCAAACTCTTGAAGTCTTGTTGGGTGCATGCCCACAGCTGCAG CCATCTGTTGACATCAAGATGGTGCTTTCTAGATTGATGGAGAGACTCTCAAATTACGCAGCTTCAAGTACAGAAGTTTTACCTGAGTTCTTGCAAGTAGAAGCTTTTTCGAAATTGAACCATGCCATAGGAAAG GTCATAGAAGCACAGGTTGATATGCCTATGTTTGGAGCTGTGACTTTATATTCCTCTCTCCTCACTTTTACCCTCCATGTTCACCCGGACCGGCTGGACTATGCAGATCAAGTCTTG GGAGCATGTgttaagaaattatcaaataaaggAAAGCTTGAAGACAGCAAAGCCACAAAACAAATTGTCGCACTCTTAAGTGCtccattagaaaaatataatgatgTTGTCACTGCTCTGAAGCTCTCAAACTATCCCCGTGTCATGGAGTATCTTGACAATGAGACAAATAAAGTCATGGCAACTGTTATAATCCAGAGTATTATGAAAAACAACACTCGCATTTCTATAGCTGATAAG GTTGAGGCATTGTTTGAATTGATCACAGGACTTATCAAGGATTTGGATGGAACTCATGAGGAG GTTGATGAAGATGATTTCAAAGAGGAGCAGAATTCTGTTGCACGTCTTATTCAGATGTTGCATAATGATGATCCTGAAGAAATGTATAAG ATCATATGTACAGTGAGGAAGCAGATCATGACTGGAGGACCAAAGCGTTTGCCCTTCACTGTTCCCCCTCTTgtattttcttctcttaag TTGGTTAGGCGACTACAAGGCCAAGAGGAAAATCCTTTTGGGGATGAGTCATCAACTACACCAAAGAAAATTTTTCAGCTTTTGAATCAG ATGATTGAGGCTTTGTCAATTGTTCCAGCACCTGAATTGGCATTACGGCTGTACTTACAATGTGCTGAG GCTGCTAATGACTCTGATTTAGAACCTGTTGCATATGAATTTTTTACCCAAGCATATATTCTGTATGAGGAAGACATCTCA GATTCCAAAGCACAGGTGACTGCACTGCATTTAATAATAGGCACTCTACAGAGGATGCATGTCTTTGGTGTTGAAAATAGGGATACTTTGACTCACAAAGCTACAGGG TATTCTGCGAAACTTCTAAAGAAGCCTGATCAATGCAGAGCTGTCTATGGGTGTGCACATCTTTTCTGGGTTGATGATCAAGATAACATGAAAGATGGAGAGAG GGTTCTGATTTGCCTAAAGCGTGCATTAAGAATTGCAAATGCTGCTCAACAAATGGCTAATGCTACGCGAGGTAGCACTGGATCAGTCACGCTCTTTGTTGAGATTCTGAACAA GTATCTTTATTTCTTCGAAAAGGGAAACCCACAGGTCACTGTTGCTGCTATCCAGAGTCTGATTGAATTAATTACAACTGAGATGCAAAGTGACTCTAGTACACCAGATCCTGCTGCTGATGCATTCTTTGCTAGCACGCTGCGGTACATCCAGTTCCAGAAACAAAAAGGTGGAGCAATTGGTGAAAAGTATGAACCCCTTAAAATAGTGACAGGATGA
- the LOC8268087 gene encoding rac-like GTP-binding protein RHO1 codes for MSASRFIKCVTVGDGAVGKTCLLISYTSNTFPTDYVPTVFDNFSANVVVNGATVNLGLWDTAGQEDYNRLRPLSYRGADVFILAFSLISKASYENVSKKWIPELKHYAPGVPIVLVGTKLDLRDDKQFFVDHPGAVPITTAQGEELRKLIGAPAYIECSSKTQQNVKAVFDQAIRVVLQPPKQKKKKSKAQKACSIL; via the exons atGAGCGCATCGAGGTTTATCAAGTGCGTCACGGTTGGTGATGGTGCCGTTGGTAAAACTtgccttttgatttcttacaCCAGCAACACCTTCCCTACG GATTATGTGCCAACTGTTTTCGACAATTTCAGTGCAAATGTGGTCGTCAACGGTGCCACTGTTAACCTGGGGTTGTGGGATACAGCTG GGCAAGAGGATTACAATAGATTAAGACCTTTAAGTTACCGTGGAGCCGATGTTTTCATACTGGCATTCTCCCTCATTAGCAAGGCCAGTTACGAAAATGTTTCTAAGAAG TGGATTCCGGAGTTGAAACATTATGCACCTGGGGTCCCAATTGTTCTTGTGGGCACAAAGCTTG ATCTTCGGGATGACAAGCAATTCTTTGTAGACCACCCTGGTGCTGTGCCTATTACTACAGCTCAG GGAGAGGAACTGAGGAAGCTGATTGGTGCGCCTGCTTACATTGAATGCAGTTCTAAAACACAGCAG AATGTGAAGGCAGTCTTCGATCAAGCAATCAGAGTTGTCCTCCAACCACCCAagcagaagaaaaagaagagcaaAGCGCAAAAGGCGTGTTCCATATTGTGA